One segment of Streptomyces sp. XD-27 DNA contains the following:
- a CDS encoding beta-N-acetylhexosaminidase, with amino-acid sequence MRRRSARKHPSRPLLRRSRLIRLLGALLLAAAATGAGGGTAEAAAPAVPADDTDPRARVVPVPATVTPGGTPYTLTRRTAIRVPGTAQARGVGDYLAGVLRPSTGYPLPVTAAAGEDGIRLRLATTGREVEDLGAEGYRLEADADAVTITARQPAGLFHGVQTLRQLLPAAVERRTAQSGPWRVPGGTITDVPRFAYRGAMLDVSRHFFTVPQVKRYIDQLALYKINKLHLHLSDDQGWRIAIDSWPRLATYGGSTQVGGGRGGFYSKDDYREIVRYAQSRYLTVVPEIDMPGHTNAALASYARLNCDGVAPPLYTGTNVGFSSLCVPKDVTYDFVDDVVRELAALTPGPYLHIGGDEAHSTSPQDYAAFMDRVQPVVAKYGKTVIGWHQLTGARPAEGAVAQYWGLKGDEREVVAAAKAGTKMILSPGNRAYLDMKYTKDTPLGLDWAGYVEVRQSYDWNPGAYLKGAPASAVLGVEAPLWSETVSTSDHIEYLAFPRVAGIAELGWSPAATHDWDAYRVRLAAQGPRWDALGIDFYRSPQVLWE; translated from the coding sequence GTGAGACGACGCAGCGCCCGGAAACACCCCTCTCGCCCGCTCCTACGCCGCTCCCGCCTGATCCGGCTGCTCGGTGCCCTGCTGCTCGCAGCCGCCGCCACCGGAGCCGGTGGGGGCACGGCCGAGGCCGCCGCTCCGGCCGTCCCCGCCGACGACACGGATCCCCGGGCGCGGGTGGTGCCCGTGCCCGCCACCGTGACGCCCGGCGGAACCCCGTACACCCTCACCAGGCGCACGGCGATCCGCGTGCCCGGCACCGCGCAGGCGCGCGGTGTGGGCGACTACCTGGCAGGGGTGCTGCGGCCCTCCACCGGCTATCCGCTGCCCGTCACCGCCGCGGCGGGCGAGGACGGCATCCGGCTGCGGCTGGCCACCACCGGCCGTGAGGTCGAAGACCTGGGTGCGGAGGGCTACCGCCTGGAGGCGGACGCCGACGCGGTGACCATCACCGCCCGTCAGCCCGCCGGGCTCTTCCACGGAGTGCAGACGCTGCGCCAGCTGCTGCCCGCCGCCGTGGAGCGCCGCACCGCCCAGTCCGGCCCCTGGCGGGTCCCCGGCGGCACCATCACCGACGTACCGAGGTTCGCCTACCGCGGGGCGATGCTCGACGTGTCGCGGCACTTCTTCACCGTGCCGCAGGTCAAGCGCTACATCGACCAGCTCGCCCTGTACAAGATCAACAAACTGCATCTGCACCTCTCCGACGACCAGGGCTGGCGGATCGCCATCGACTCCTGGCCGCGGCTGGCCACGTACGGCGGCAGCACCCAGGTCGGCGGCGGCCGCGGCGGCTTCTACAGCAAGGACGACTACCGCGAGATCGTGCGGTACGCCCAGAGCCGCTATCTGACCGTGGTGCCCGAGATCGACATGCCGGGGCACACCAACGCCGCCCTCGCCTCGTACGCGCGGCTGAACTGCGACGGCGTCGCGCCGCCGCTCTACACCGGCACGAACGTCGGGTTCAGCTCGCTGTGCGTGCCCAAGGACGTGACGTACGACTTCGTGGACGACGTCGTCCGGGAGCTGGCCGCGCTGACCCCGGGCCCGTACCTGCACATCGGCGGCGACGAGGCCCACTCCACCAGCCCCCAGGACTACGCGGCCTTCATGGACCGCGTACAGCCGGTCGTCGCCAAGTACGGCAAGACGGTGATCGGCTGGCACCAGCTGACCGGTGCGCGGCCCGCCGAGGGCGCCGTCGCGCAGTACTGGGGGCTCAAGGGGGACGAGCGGGAGGTCGTGGCCGCGGCCAAGGCCGGGACGAAGATGATCCTCTCGCCCGGCAACCGGGCCTATCTCGACATGAAGTACACCAAGGACACGCCGCTGGGGCTCGACTGGGCCGGATACGTGGAGGTGCGCCAGTCCTACGACTGGAACCCGGGCGCGTATCTCAAGGGCGCCCCGGCCTCGGCGGTCCTCGGCGTCGAGGCGCCGCTGTGGTCGGAGACCGTCTCGACCAGTGACCACATCGAGTACCTGGCGTTCCCGCGGGTCGCGGGCATCGCGGAACTCGGCTGGTCACCGGCCGCGACGCACGACTGGGACGCGTACCGCGTGCGCCTGGCCGCGCAGGGGCCGCGGTGGGATGCCCTGGGCATCGACTTCTACCGCTCGCCGCAGGTGCTGTGGGAGTAG
- a CDS encoding DUF4429 domain-containing protein produces MAEIIQSDGTWTFDGDAVRIVPGRDKGVHAARQSLGELTVPLEALAGIAYEPGRKSGRLRLRLREGADPLRLATGGRLPDGADPYQLSVDPDRSGVAEYFVDEVRNALLLDEVPTGPCDRFLLPGPAVPLSAAAGDGIASFDGDRIRLEWNWKTEESKKSAGPRTFSVADLDAVEWRPAEGLENGYLRFRLAKSTATTLTTTVPKHDPHAIELYGFRKDPLMALVAAAVVARMPHPAAPADEIGGPVAPQVPPSTTKASGEGDADHDALLRRLRELGELRQSGVLTEEEFTAAKQSVLRRF; encoded by the coding sequence ATGGCGGAGATCATCCAAAGCGACGGGACCTGGACCTTCGACGGCGACGCGGTGCGCATCGTGCCCGGCCGCGACAAGGGCGTCCACGCGGCGCGGCAGTCTCTGGGCGAGCTGACCGTCCCGCTGGAGGCGCTGGCGGGGATCGCGTACGAGCCCGGCCGGAAGTCCGGCCGCCTGCGGCTGCGGCTGCGCGAGGGCGCCGATCCGCTGCGCCTGGCCACGGGCGGCAGGCTGCCGGACGGGGCCGACCCGTACCAGCTGAGCGTCGACCCGGACCGCTCCGGGGTCGCCGAGTACTTCGTCGACGAGGTGCGCAACGCGCTGCTGCTGGACGAGGTGCCCACCGGCCCCTGTGACCGCTTCCTGCTGCCCGGCCCCGCCGTGCCGTTGTCGGCGGCGGCGGGCGACGGCATCGCGTCCTTCGACGGTGACCGGATCCGGCTGGAGTGGAACTGGAAGACCGAGGAGTCGAAGAAGTCGGCGGGCCCCCGCACCTTCTCGGTCGCGGACCTCGACGCGGTGGAGTGGCGGCCCGCCGAGGGACTGGAGAACGGCTACCTCCGGTTCCGGCTGGCGAAGTCGACGGCGACGACGCTGACGACGACGGTGCCGAAGCACGACCCGCACGCGATCGAGCTGTACGGCTTCCGCAAGGACCCGCTGATGGCGCTGGTCGCGGCGGCCGTCGTCGCCCGGATGCCGCACCCGGCGGCACCGGCGGACGAGATCGGCGGACCCGTCGCGCCGCAGGTGCCGCCGTCGACCACGAAAGCCTCCGGGGAAGGTGACGCGGATCACGACGCGCTGCTGCGCCGACTGCGAGAGCTGGGGGAGCTGCGGCAGAGCGGGGTGCTCACGGAGGAGGAGTTCACGGCGGCCAAGCAGTCCGTCCTGCGCCGCTTCTAG
- the glmS gene encoding glutamine--fructose-6-phosphate transaminase (isomerizing): MCGIVGYIGKRDVAPLLLEGLQRLEYRGYDSAGIVITGKPSGKTPAALKMVKAKGRVRDLEARVPKRFAGTTGIAHTRWATHGAPSDENAHPHMDPEGKVAVVHNGIIDNASELRAKLTADGVEFLSETDTEVLTHLIARSQAETLEEKVRQALRLIEGTYGIAVLHADFADRIVVARNGSPVVLGIGEKEMFVASDVAALVSHTRQVVTLDDGEMATLKADDFRTYTTEGSRTSATPTTVEWEAESYDMGGHDTYMHKEISEQADAVDRVLRGRIDDRFSTVHLGGLNLDAREARTIRRVKILGCGTSYHAGLIGAGLIEELARIPADAEPASEFRYRNPVVDPDTLYVAVSQSGETYDVLAAVQELKRKGARVLGVVNVVGSAIARETDGGVYVHAGPEVCVVSTKCFTNTVVAFALLALHLGRIRDLSVADGKRLIAGLRKLPEQISEIMALEPEIEKLAKEYANAKSMMFIGRVRGYPVALEASLKLKEISYIHAEAYPASELKHGPLALIEPALPTVAIVPDDDLLEKNRAALEEIKARSGPILAVAHQEQEKADHTIVVPKNEVELDPILMGIPLQLLAYHTALTLGRDIDKPRNLAKSVTVE, encoded by the coding sequence ATGTGCGGAATCGTCGGATACATCGGCAAGCGCGATGTGGCACCGCTGCTGCTGGAGGGCCTCCAGCGGCTGGAGTACCGGGGCTACGACTCGGCCGGCATCGTGATCACCGGCAAGCCGTCGGGCAAGACCCCGGCGGCGCTGAAGATGGTCAAGGCCAAGGGCCGGGTCCGCGACCTGGAGGCCCGCGTCCCCAAGCGCTTCGCCGGCACCACCGGCATCGCGCACACCCGCTGGGCCACCCACGGCGCGCCGAGCGACGAGAACGCGCACCCGCACATGGACCCCGAGGGCAAGGTCGCCGTCGTCCACAACGGCATCATCGACAACGCCTCCGAGCTGCGGGCGAAGCTCACCGCCGACGGCGTGGAGTTCCTCTCCGAGACCGACACCGAGGTCCTCACCCACCTCATCGCGCGCTCCCAGGCGGAGACGCTGGAGGAGAAGGTCCGCCAGGCGCTGCGGCTGATCGAGGGCACGTACGGCATCGCCGTGCTGCACGCCGACTTCGCGGACCGGATCGTCGTCGCCCGCAACGGCTCCCCCGTGGTGCTCGGCATCGGCGAGAAGGAGATGTTCGTCGCCTCCGACGTCGCCGCGCTGGTCAGCCACACCCGCCAGGTGGTCACCCTGGACGACGGCGAGATGGCCACGCTCAAGGCCGACGACTTCCGTACGTACACCACCGAGGGGTCCCGCACCTCGGCCACGCCGACCACCGTGGAGTGGGAGGCCGAGTCGTACGACATGGGCGGCCACGACACGTACATGCACAAAGAGATCAGCGAGCAGGCGGACGCCGTCGACCGGGTGCTGCGCGGCCGGATCGACGACCGGTTCTCCACCGTCCACCTGGGCGGGCTCAACCTGGACGCCCGCGAGGCACGCACCATCCGCCGGGTCAAGATCCTCGGCTGCGGCACGTCCTACCACGCGGGGCTCATCGGCGCCGGCCTGATCGAGGAGCTGGCCCGCATCCCCGCCGACGCCGAGCCCGCCTCCGAGTTCCGCTACCGCAACCCGGTCGTGGACCCCGACACGCTGTACGTGGCGGTCTCCCAGTCCGGTGAGACGTACGACGTCCTCGCCGCGGTGCAGGAGCTCAAGCGCAAGGGCGCCCGCGTCCTGGGCGTGGTCAACGTGGTCGGCTCCGCGATCGCCCGCGAGACCGACGGCGGCGTGTACGTCCACGCGGGCCCCGAGGTCTGCGTCGTGTCCACCAAGTGCTTCACCAACACGGTGGTCGCCTTCGCCCTGCTGGCCCTGCACCTCGGCCGCATCCGGGACCTGTCGGTGGCGGACGGCAAGCGGCTCATCGCGGGCCTGCGCAAGCTGCCGGAGCAGATCTCCGAGATCATGGCGCTGGAGCCGGAGATCGAGAAGCTCGCGAAGGAATACGCGAACGCGAAGAGCATGATGTTCATCGGCCGGGTGCGCGGCTACCCGGTCGCCCTTGAGGCCTCCTTGAAGCTGAAGGAGATCTCCTACATCCACGCCGAGGCGTACCCGGCCTCGGAGCTCAAGCACGGCCCGCTCGCGCTGATCGAGCCCGCGCTGCCGACGGTCGCGATCGTCCCCGACGACGACCTGCTGGAGAAGAACCGCGCGGCGCTGGAGGAGATCAAGGCCCGCAGCGGCCCGATCCTCGCCGTCGCCCACCAGGAGCAGGAGAAGGCGGACCACACGATCGTGGTACCGAAGAACGAGGTCGAGCTGGACCCGATCCTGATGGGCATTCCGCTGCAACTCCTCGCGTACCACACGGCTCTGACGCTGGGCCGCGACATCGACAAGCCGCGCAACCTGGCCAAGTCCGTCACGGTGGAGTAG
- a CDS encoding universal stress protein codes for MAGHEFPEPADRKRVADHQAHPEAAEESRHACDPAFQHGVVVGFDGSTSSERALAYAIGMARRSGSGLIIVHVANRLPTTVWAGCEPPVFVDVPDHRTEVLGLELACADHLSEVPWILVERGGDICHELEEVGREYAADAIVVGSTHGLVGRLFGSVAGRLARRAQRPVIVIP; via the coding sequence ATGGCCGGTCACGAATTCCCCGAACCCGCGGACCGCAAGAGGGTCGCTGATCACCAAGCGCACCCCGAAGCGGCGGAAGAGTCACGCCACGCCTGCGATCCGGCGTTCCAGCACGGTGTCGTGGTGGGATTCGACGGCTCCACGTCGAGCGAGCGGGCGCTCGCCTACGCGATCGGAATGGCCCGGCGCTCCGGCTCCGGCCTGATCATCGTTCATGTGGCCAACCGGCTGCCGACGACCGTGTGGGCGGGCTGCGAGCCGCCGGTCTTCGTGGACGTCCCCGACCACCGCACCGAGGTGCTGGGCCTCGAACTGGCCTGTGCGGACCATCTCTCCGAGGTCCCCTGGATCCTGGTCGAACGGGGCGGGGACATCTGCCACGAACTGGAGGAGGTCGGCCGGGAGTACGCGGCCGACGCGATCGTGGTCGGCTCCACGCACGGGCTGGTGGGCCGGCTCTTCGGCTCCGTCGCGGGCCGGCTGGCGCGCCGCGCGCAGCGCCCGGTCATCGTCATCCCCTGA
- the orn gene encoding oligoribonuclease: MNDRMVWIDCEMTGLSLSDDALIEVAALVTDSELNILGDGVDIVIRPPAGALATMPEVVREMHTASGLLAELDGGTTLEDAQQRVLAYVREHVPEPGKAPLCGNSVGTDRGFLLRDMPDVESYLHYRIVDVSSVKELARRWYPRAYFNSPKKNGNHRALADIRESIAELRYYREAIFVPHPGPDSDTAKAIAAKHVVAAAR; encoded by the coding sequence ATGAACGATCGCATGGTGTGGATCGACTGCGAGATGACCGGGCTCTCGCTGTCCGACGACGCGCTCATCGAGGTGGCCGCGCTGGTCACCGACTCGGAGCTGAACATCCTGGGCGACGGCGTGGACATCGTGATCCGCCCGCCGGCCGGGGCGCTGGCCACCATGCCCGAGGTGGTGCGCGAGATGCACACCGCCTCCGGGCTGCTCGCGGAGCTGGACGGCGGGACCACGCTGGAGGACGCCCAGCAGCGGGTCCTGGCCTACGTCCGCGAGCACGTCCCGGAGCCCGGGAAGGCTCCGCTGTGCGGGAACTCCGTGGGCACGGACCGCGGCTTCCTGCTGCGTGACATGCCGGATGTGGAGAGCTATCTCCACTACCGGATCGTCGACGTCTCCTCGGTCAAGGAGCTCGCCCGCCGCTGGTACCCGCGGGCGTACTTCAACAGTCCGAAGAAGAACGGCAACCACCGCGCCCTCGCCGACATCCGCGAGTCCATCGCCGAGTTGCGGTACTACCGGGAGGCGATCTTCGTGCCGCACCCCGGCCCGGACTCGGACACGGCGAAGGCCATCGCGGCGAAGCATGTCGTGGCCGCCGCGCGCTGA
- a CDS encoding SpoIIE family protein phosphatase, with the protein MNAPFDLAPAVWVVIDGEGAVIGWTYAAERLLGYRAAEVLDRPAAMLLASPDDAAKAAAIAEECRAGAVWAGLVAARHLDGSRVELGLRVCAVMAADGREQWLVSAIDLASTPSWAVSGSVLEGFLTRSPLGMAVLSPELRYVWLNDTLERFGGVPRKQRLGRRMTSALPGLDTAALEALIRRVLATGVPVIDHEYQGWTAADPHREHAYSTSFFRLEDADGHPMGVYYLVMDVTDRWKAQRRLALLNEAGVRIGSTLDVARTAEEVAAVAVPRVADFVTVDLLEAVLRGDEPAVGPSGVHGALRRAAQLSIHEGCPESVVAVGDPVGAPEAAPYERCVAEGRSIREVVDPARPSPTWLAEDPARSESVREYGMHSGMWVPLRARGTVLGVVTFVRSRHPDPFEDDDQLLAEELVARAAVCLDNARRYTREHNAALALQRTLLPHRLTGGAALDVATRYLPTGAQGGVGGDWFDVIPLSGGRVALVVGDVVGHGITAAATMGRLRTAVHTLADMDLSPDELLAHLDDLVIRLTEEEHDDAVATAVLGATCLYAVYDPVTRRCAMARAGHPAPAIVDPGGAVSFPSLPAGPPLGLGSLPFECAELELSDGSVIALFTNGLIGPADDNVDLRLRRLGRALAQPELPLEELCTAVVDSMLSGPPDDDVALLVARTRGLDAHQVASWDLPADPAVVSSARAMTDRQLAEWGLDELRMTTELVVSELVTNAIRHAVGPIRLRLIRHEVLVCEVADASSTSPRLRHARTTDEGGRGLFLIAQLTRRWGTRYTRGGKIIWTEQELPSSPSARG; encoded by the coding sequence ATGAACGCGCCGTTCGATCTGGCACCCGCCGTATGGGTGGTGATCGACGGCGAGGGCGCGGTCATCGGCTGGACGTACGCCGCCGAGAGGCTGCTCGGCTACCGGGCCGCGGAGGTGCTGGACCGGCCCGCCGCGATGCTGCTGGCCTCCCCCGACGACGCCGCCAAGGCCGCCGCCATCGCCGAGGAGTGCCGCGCCGGCGCGGTCTGGGCCGGGCTGGTGGCCGCCCGGCACCTGGACGGGAGCCGCGTCGAACTGGGACTGCGGGTCTGCGCGGTCATGGCGGCGGACGGCCGCGAGCAGTGGCTGGTGTCGGCCATCGACCTGGCCAGCACCCCCTCATGGGCGGTCAGCGGCTCCGTACTGGAGGGCTTTCTGACCCGCTCCCCGCTGGGCATGGCCGTACTGAGCCCCGAACTGCGGTACGTCTGGCTCAACGACACCCTGGAGCGCTTCGGCGGAGTGCCGCGCAAGCAGCGGCTGGGGCGGCGGATGACCTCGGCGCTGCCCGGACTCGACACCGCGGCGCTGGAGGCGTTGATCCGCCGCGTCCTCGCCACGGGCGTGCCGGTGATCGACCACGAGTACCAGGGCTGGACAGCGGCGGACCCGCACCGCGAGCACGCCTACTCCACGTCCTTCTTCCGGCTGGAGGACGCCGACGGGCACCCGATGGGCGTGTACTACCTCGTGATGGACGTGACCGACCGCTGGAAGGCGCAGCGCCGGCTCGCGCTCCTCAACGAGGCCGGGGTGCGGATCGGCAGCACCCTGGACGTGGCGCGCACCGCCGAGGAGGTCGCCGCGGTCGCCGTACCGCGCGTCGCGGACTTCGTCACCGTCGACCTGCTGGAGGCGGTGCTGCGCGGGGACGAACCGGCGGTGGGGCCCTCCGGGGTGCACGGGGCGCTGCGCCGGGCCGCGCAGCTCTCGATCCACGAGGGGTGCCCGGAGTCGGTGGTGGCCGTCGGCGACCCGGTCGGCGCGCCCGAGGCGGCCCCGTACGAGCGGTGTGTCGCCGAGGGCCGGTCCATCCGGGAGGTCGTCGATCCGGCACGGCCCAGCCCCACCTGGCTGGCCGAGGACCCGGCGCGCTCGGAGAGCGTGCGCGAGTACGGGATGCACTCGGGGATGTGGGTGCCGCTGCGGGCGCGCGGCACGGTGCTGGGCGTGGTGACGTTCGTGCGCTCGCGGCACCCGGACCCCTTCGAGGACGACGATCAGCTGCTCGCCGAGGAACTGGTCGCGCGGGCGGCGGTGTGCCTGGACAACGCCCGCCGCTACACCCGCGAGCACAACGCGGCGCTCGCCCTCCAGCGCACTCTGCTGCCGCACCGGCTGACCGGCGGTGCCGCGCTGGACGTCGCCACCCGCTATCTGCCGACGGGCGCCCAGGGCGGGGTGGGCGGCGACTGGTTCGACGTCATCCCGCTGTCCGGGGGCCGGGTCGCGCTGGTCGTCGGGGACGTCGTGGGGCACGGCATCACCGCGGCGGCCACCATGGGCCGGCTGCGGACGGCCGTGCACACCCTCGCCGACATGGACCTGTCGCCCGACGAACTCCTCGCCCACCTGGACGATCTGGTCATCCGGCTCACCGAGGAGGAGCACGACGACGCCGTCGCGACCGCCGTGCTGGGCGCCACCTGCCTGTACGCGGTCTACGACCCGGTGACCCGGCGCTGCGCGATGGCCCGGGCCGGGCATCCGGCGCCCGCGATCGTCGACCCCGGCGGGGCCGTCAGCTTCCCCAGCCTGCCCGCGGGGCCGCCGCTGGGGCTGGGGTCGCTGCCGTTCGAGTGCGCCGAGCTGGAACTGTCCGACGGCAGCGTGATCGCCCTCTTCACGAACGGCCTGATCGGCCCCGCCGACGACAACGTGGACCTGCGGCTGCGCCGACTCGGCCGGGCGCTCGCCCAGCCGGAGCTGCCGCTGGAGGAGCTGTGCACGGCGGTGGTCGACTCCATGCTGAGCGGGCCGCCGGACGACGACGTGGCGCTGCTGGTGGCCCGTACGCGCGGGCTGGACGCCCACCAGGTGGCCTCCTGGGACCTGCCGGCCGACCCCGCGGTCGTCAGCAGCGCCCGCGCCATGACCGACCGCCAACTGGCCGAGTGGGGGCTGGACGAGCTGCGCATGACGACCGAACTGGTCGTCAGCGAGCTGGTCACCAACGCCATCCGGCACGCCGTCGGCCCGATCCGCCTCCGGCTGATCCGGCACGAGGTCCTGGTCTGCGAGGTCGCCGACGCGAGCAGCACCTCGCCGCGGCTGCGGCACGCGCGGACGACGGACGAGGGCGGCCGCGGGCTGTTCCTGATCGCCCAGCTGACCCGGCGCTGGGGTACGCGGTACACCCGCGGCGGCAAGATCATCTGGACGGAGCAGGAACTGCCGTCGAGCCCGTCCGCACGGGGCTGA
- a CDS encoding LacI family DNA-binding transcriptional regulator, with the protein MAGTRRRGAGRGRPTLEEVAARAGVGRGTVSRVINGSPKVSDRTRAAVEQAVADLGYVPNRAARALAADRADAVALVIPEPETRLFAEPYFSEIIRGVGAALADTDLQLLLTLVRTPRERQRLADYLSAHRVDGVLLVSVHADDPLPDLLERIGMPAVLSGRRTERETVAYVDADNLGGARAAVDHLLARGRRAVATITGPPDMHVAQSRLAGYADALRAAGREPDPRLTEVADFTEEGGRRAMRALLARRPDLDAVFAASDVMAAGARHVLRETGRRVPDDVALVGFDDSAVARHMDPPLTSVRQPVEEMGRSMVKALLEQIEARRAARRAGRWRSECPQLVLPTELVRRESS; encoded by the coding sequence ATGGCAGGAACACGGCGCCGCGGCGCGGGGCGCGGCAGACCCACCTTGGAGGAGGTGGCCGCCCGCGCGGGGGTGGGCCGCGGCACCGTCTCCCGGGTGATCAACGGATCGCCCAAGGTCAGCGACCGCACCCGCGCCGCCGTCGAACAGGCCGTCGCCGACCTCGGCTATGTGCCCAACCGGGCGGCCCGCGCGCTCGCCGCCGACCGCGCCGACGCCGTCGCGCTGGTCATCCCCGAACCCGAGACCCGGCTCTTCGCCGAGCCGTACTTCTCCGAGATCATCCGGGGCGTGGGCGCCGCGCTCGCCGACACCGACCTGCAACTCCTGCTCACGCTCGTCCGCACCCCCAGGGAGCGGCAGCGGCTGGCCGACTACCTCTCGGCGCACCGCGTGGACGGCGTGCTGCTGGTGTCCGTGCACGCCGACGACCCGTTGCCCGACCTGCTGGAACGCATCGGAATGCCCGCGGTGCTGAGCGGCCGCCGCACCGAGCGGGAGACCGTGGCGTACGTGGACGCGGACAACCTCGGCGGGGCGCGGGCCGCCGTGGACCACCTGCTGGCCCGCGGCCGCCGCGCCGTCGCGACCATCACCGGGCCGCCCGACATGCACGTCGCCCAGTCCCGGCTGGCCGGATACGCGGACGCGCTCCGGGCGGCGGGCCGGGAACCCGACCCGCGGCTCACCGAGGTCGCCGACTTCACGGAGGAGGGCGGCCGCCGGGCCATGCGCGCGCTGCTGGCCAGGCGGCCCGACCTGGACGCGGTCTTCGCCGCCTCCGACGTGATGGCCGCCGGGGCCCGTCACGTACTGCGGGAGACGGGCCGCCGGGTCCCCGACGACGTCGCGCTCGTCGGCTTCGACGACTCCGCCGTGGCCCGGCACATGGACCCGCCGCTGACCAGCGTCCGGCAGCCGGTCGAGGAGATGGGGCGGTCGATGGTGAAGGCGCTGCTGGAGCAGATCGAGGCGCGGCGGGCGGCCCGCCGCGCGGGCCGGTGGCGGTCCGAGTGCCCGCAACTGGTCCTGCCGACGGAGCTGGTGCGCCGGGAGTCGTCGTAA
- a CDS encoding ABC transporter substrate-binding protein yields MRRSSGRFRHRAVVLAAVAALLTGCADDGGGDSSSASGGTDAAGRTTITVGVFGVFGYKQAGLYDEYMKEHPDIYIKETSIERNENYYPQLLTHLGTGSGLADIQAVEVANIAEVTATQADKLVDLSKAKGVRRGDFIPWKWQQGTTKDGKTVGLGTDIGPMAICYRKDLFAKAGLPTDREQVGRLWAGDWGTYLETGRKYQDKAPDGTSFIDAASGVYNAVISSSAETYYDARGKLIYKDSPAVKEAWDHAMDAATGKLTARLQQFQKSWDQALANGTFATVSCPPWMLGYIKEKAGPKAADQWDVAAAPRPGNWGGSFLTVPTAARHKDEAAELAAWLTAPEQQAKLFEKQASFPSAQAAYTLPQVSDARHPYFGDAPTGKIFAAAARGVPTQILGPKDLLIKQNIQDVGILQVEQQGKSPEAGWKAAVKSTDNALDQ; encoded by the coding sequence ATGCGGAGGAGTTCCGGCAGGTTCCGACACCGGGCAGTGGTCCTGGCGGCCGTCGCCGCCCTGCTCACCGGCTGCGCCGACGACGGCGGCGGCGACAGCTCCAGCGCCTCGGGCGGCACCGACGCCGCGGGCAGAACCACCATCACCGTGGGGGTCTTCGGCGTCTTCGGCTACAAGCAGGCCGGTCTGTACGACGAGTACATGAAGGAGCACCCCGACATCTACATCAAGGAAACCTCCATCGAGCGGAACGAGAACTACTACCCGCAGCTGCTGACCCACCTCGGCACCGGCAGCGGGCTCGCCGACATCCAGGCCGTCGAGGTCGCCAACATCGCCGAGGTCACCGCCACCCAGGCGGACAAGCTCGTGGACCTGTCGAAGGCCAAGGGGGTACGCAGGGGCGACTTCATTCCTTGGAAGTGGCAGCAGGGCACGACCAAGGACGGGAAGACGGTCGGCCTGGGCACGGACATCGGCCCGATGGCGATCTGCTACCGCAAGGACCTGTTCGCCAAGGCCGGGCTGCCCACCGACCGCGAGCAGGTCGGCCGGCTGTGGGCGGGCGACTGGGGCACGTACCTGGAGACCGGCCGGAAGTACCAGGACAAGGCGCCCGACGGCACCTCCTTCATCGACGCGGCCTCGGGCGTCTACAACGCCGTGATCTCCAGCAGCGCCGAGACCTACTACGACGCGCGGGGGAAGCTGATCTACAAGGACAGCCCGGCCGTCAAGGAGGCCTGGGACCACGCCATGGACGCGGCGACCGGCAAGCTCACCGCCAGGCTCCAGCAGTTCCAGAAGTCCTGGGACCAGGCGCTCGCCAACGGCACGTTCGCCACCGTCTCCTGCCCGCCGTGGATGCTCGGCTACATCAAGGAGAAGGCCGGCCCGAAGGCCGCGGACCAGTGGGACGTGGCCGCCGCGCCGAGGCCCGGCAACTGGGGCGGCTCCTTCCTCACCGTGCCCACCGCCGCCAGGCACAAGGACGAGGCCGCCGAGCTGGCCGCCTGGCTGACCGCCCCCGAGCAGCAGGCCAAACTCTTCGAGAAGCAGGCCAGTTTCCCCAGCGCGCAGGCCGCCTACACGCTGCCGCAGGTCTCCGACGCGCGGCACCCGTACTTCGGTGACGCGCCCACGGGGAAGATCTTCGCCGCCGCCGCGCGCGGGGTGCCCACGCAGATCCTGGGCCCGAAGGACCTGCTGATCAAGCAGAACATCCAGGACGTCGGCATCCTCCAGGTCGAGCAGCAGGGCAAGTCGCCCGAGGCCGGCTGGAAGGCCGCGGTCAAGTCCACCGACAACGCGCTGGACCAGTGA